A single genomic interval of Arctopsyche grandis isolate Sample6627 chromosome 8, ASM5162203v2, whole genome shotgun sequence harbors:
- the LOC143915712 gene encoding uncharacterized protein LOC143915712, whose protein sequence is MECRLCLGSAPAESSVSIFGGPHPERLEQRIQTYCQIQVKRGDGLPDRVCLSCKTNLELLISFRKACFRNNESSQLRSVDCLKIKTEEVLLEDVIWNDEPSQSTIHRKNSEICLKPFPIESELILQKRSLPGEKLFQCEICLKSFSQKCNLDKHKILHTGIKLHKCDICLKSFSQKSYLVAHEKLHTGIKPHKCEICLKSFAHKNTLRIHLRSHTGEKPYKCEICLKAFSQKYYLGLHEKLHTGLKPHKCDSCLKLFAHRNGLVKHLRTHTGEKPYKCEICLKSFTQKSNLDEHKILHTGIKLYKCDICFKSFSRKSYLVMHKNLHTGITPHKCEICLKSFSQKSVLGSHEKLHTGIKLLKCDICLKSFANKNGLVKHLRTHTGEKPYKCEICLKSFTQNSVLKRHKNCHTRIKLHKCEICLKSFVEKNSLVRHLRTHTGEKPYKCEICLKSFTQKSHLVTHEKLHTGIKSHKCEICLKSFTQKSYLVLHEKLHTGIKPHKCEICLKSFAHKNTLRIHLRSHTVEKPYKCEICLKSFSLKSNLERHNKLLHTGINIKKIVII, encoded by the exons atggagtgcaggctttgtcttggatcagctccggccgaatcttccgtctccatcttcggcggtcctcatccagagcgtctggagcaacgcattcagACCTactgtcaaattcag GTcaaaagaggcgatgggttgccagacagggtgtgtctttcgtgtaagaccaatctggaattgttgatcagctttcgaaaggcttgttttcgaaacaACGAATCGTCTCAACTGAGGTCAGTtgattgcttgaagatcaagactgaagaagttttattggaagatgtaatatggaacgatgagccttcacaatcgacaattcaccgaaagaatagtgaaatttgCTTGAAGCCGTTTCCCATTGAATCTGAACTTATTTTACAGAAAAGATCACTTCCTGGAGAAAAGCTAtttcaatgtgaaatttgtcttaaATCATTTAGTCAAAAATGTAACCtcgataaacataaaattttgcatactgggataaaactacataaatgtgacatttgtttaaaatcattttctcaaaaatcttacCTCGTTGCACACGAAAAATTGCATacagggataaaaccacataaatgtgaaatttgtttgaaatcatttgctcataaaaatacacttaggatccatttgagatctcacacaggtgaaaaaccttacaagtgtgaaatttgtttaaaagcattttctcaaaaatattaCCTCGggttacatgaaaaattgcatactgggttaaaaccacacaaatgtgacagttgtttaaaattatttgctcATAGAAATGGACTTGTgaaacatttaagaactcacacgggggaaaagccttacaaatgtgaaatttgtcttaaatcatttactcaaaaatctaacctcgatgaacataaaattttgcatactgggataaaactatataaatgtgacatttgtttcaaatcattttctcgaaaatcttaCCTCGTGAtgcataaaaatttgcatactgggataacaccacacaaatgtgaaatttgtttaaaatcattttctcaaaaatctgtCCTCgggtcacatgaaaaattgcatactgggataaaactcctcaaatgtgacatttgtttaaaatcatttgctaaTAAAAATGGACTTGTGAAACATTTGAGAACTCACaccggggaaaagccttacaaatgtgaaatttgtctaaaatcatttactcaaaattcTGTCCTCAAGAGACATAAAAATTGTCATACTAggataaaactacacaaatgtgaaatttgtttaaaatcatttgttgaaaaaaatagtcttgtgagacatttaagaactcacacgggggaaaagccttacaagtgtgaaatttgtctaaaatcatttactcaaaaatctcaccttgttacacatgaaaaattgcatactgggataaaatcacacaaatgtgaaatttgtctaaaatcatttactcaaaaatcttacCTCGTTTTACACGAAAAATTGCATacagggataaaaccacataaatgtgaaatttgtttaaaatcatttgctcataaaaatacacttaggatccatttgagatctcacacagttgaaaaaccttacaagtgtgaaatttgtctaaaatcatttagtctAAAATCTAACCTCGAGAGacataataaattattgcatactgggataaatataaaaaaaattgttattatataa
- the LOC143915711 gene encoding uncharacterized protein LOC143915711, producing MSLNRIARQRRVHLLLSELNTGTMECRLCLGSAPAESSVSIFGGPHPERLEQRIRTCCQIQVKRGDGLPDRVCLSCKTNLELLIGFRKACFRNNELSQLRLDDCLKIKTEEVLLEDVIWNDEPSQSTIHRKNSEICLKPFPIESELILHKRSLPGEKLFQCDICLKSFIQKNTLVRHLRTHTGEKPYKCEICLKSFTQKFNLDKHKIFHTGIKPHKCEICLKSFTQKSSLETHKHLHSGIKPHKCEICLKSFTQKSYLVSHEKLHTGIKLRLHKCDICLKSFSYKNELVRHLRTHTGEKPYKCEICLKSFIDKSTLVTHEKLHTGIKPHKCDICLKSFVGKNTLVRHLRTHTGEKPYRCEICLKSFTQCSDLKKHKNLHAEIKPHKCEFCWKSFSRKSNLVSHEKLHTGIKLRLHKCDICLKSFSYKNELVRHLRTHTGEKPYKCEICLKSFIQKSYLVSHEKMHAGIKPHKCEFCWKSFSRKSNLVSHEKLHTGIKLRLHKCDICLKSFSYENELVRHLRTHTGEKPYKCEICLKSFTDKSTLVTHEKLHTGIKPHKCDICLKSYVHKNKFVRHLRTHTGEKPYKCEICLKSFSQKSILVSHEKLHSGIKPHKCDICLKSFFGKKTLMIHLRSHMGEKPYKCEICLKSFSRKSDLGSHEKLHTGIKPYKCKICLKSFSRKSHLVSHEKLHTGIKPHKCDICFKSFVGKNTLVRHYELTRGKNLTGVKFV from the exons ATGTCACTAAACAGAATTGCAAGGCAAAGGCGAGTCCATCTGTTGCTGTCAGAGTTAAAtacagggacgatggagtgcaggctttgtcttggatcagctccggccgaatcttccgtctccatcttcggcggtcctcatccagagcgtctggagcaacgcattcggacctgctgtcaaattcag gttaaaagaggcgatgggttgccagacagggtgtgtctttcgtgtaagaccaatctggaattgttgatcggctttcgaaaggcttgttttcgaaacaacgaattgtctcaactgaggttagacgattgcttgaagatcaagaccGAAGAAGTTTTATTGGAGGATGTAATATGGAACGATGAGCCTTCACAAtcgacaattcaccgaaagaatagtgaaatttgCTTGAAGCCGTTTCCCATTGAATCTGaacttattttacacaaaagatCACTTCCTGGAGAAAAGCTAtttcaatgtgatatttgtttaaaatcgtttattcaaaaaaatacacttgtgagacatttaagaactcacacgggagaaaagccttacaaatgtgaaatttgtcttaaatcatttactcaaaaatttaACCtcgataaacataaaatttttcatactgggataaaaccacacaagtgtgaaatttgtctaaaatcatttactcaaaaatctagccttgagACACATAAACATTTGcattctgggataaaaccacacaagtgtgaaatttgtctaaaatcatttactcaaaagtCTTACCTCgtttcacatgaaaaattgcatactgggataaaactaagactacacaaatgtgacatttgtttaaaatcattttcttataaaaatgaacttgtgagacatttaaggactcacacgggggaaaagccttacaagtgtgaaatttgtctaaaatcatttattgacAAATCTACCCTCGtgacacatgaaaaattgcatactgggataaaaccacacaaatgtgacatttgtttaaaatcatttgttggaaaaaatacacttgtcagacatttaagaactcacacgggggaaaaaccTTACaggtgtgaaatttgtctaaaatcatttactcaatgTTCTGATctcaagaaacataaaaatttgcatgctgagataaaaccacacaagtgTGAATTTTGTTGGAAATCATTTTCCCGAAAATCTAACCTCgtttcacatgaaaaattgcatactgggataaaactaagactacacaaatgtgacatttgtttaaaatcattttcttataaaaatgaacttgtgagacatttaagaactcacacgggggaaaagccttacaagtgtgaaatttgtctaaaatcatttattcaaaaatcttacctcgtgtcacatgaaaaaatgcatgctgggataaaaccacacaagtgTGAATTTTGTTGGAAATCATTTTCCCGAAAATCTAACCTCgtttcacatgaaaaattgcatactgggataaaactaagactacacaaatgtgacatttgtttaaaatcattttcttatGAAAATGaacttgtgagacatttaaggactcacacgggggaaaagccttacaagtgtgaaatttgtctaaaatcatttactgacaAATCTACCCTCGtgacacatgaaaaattgcatactgggataaaaccacacaaatgtgacatttgtttaaaatcatatgttcataaaaataaatttgtgagacatttaagaactcacacgggtgaaaaaccttacaagtgtgaaatctgtctaaaatcattttctcaaaaatctatcctcgtgtcacatgaaaaattgcattctgggataaaaccacacaaatgtgacatttgtttaaaatcattttttggtAAAAAAACACTTATGatccatttgagatctcacatgggtgaaaaaccttacaagtgtgaaatctgtttaaaatcattttctcgaaaatctgaCCTCgggtcacatgaaaaattgcatactgggataaaaccatacaaatgtaaaatttgtctaaaatcattttctcgaaaatctcacctcgtttcacatgaaaaattgcatactgggataaaaccacacaaatgtgacatttgttttaaatcatttgttGGAAAAAATACACTTGTCAGACATTacgaactcacacgggggaaaaaccTTACaggtgtgaaatttgtctaa
- the LOC143915716 gene encoding uncharacterized protein LOC143915716 — protein sequence MECRLCLGSAPAESSVSIFGGPHPEHLEQRIRTCCQIQVKRGDGLPDRVCLSCKTNLELLISFRKACFRNNESSRLRSGDCLKIKTEEVLLEDLIWNDEPSQSTIHRKTSEICLKPFPIESELILHKTSLPGVKLFQCDICLKSFIRKNTLMIHLKSHTGEKPYKCKICLKSFPQKSHLVSHEKLHTGIKPHKCDICLKLFVYKNKLVRHLITHTGEKPYKCEICLKSFTQKSNLDKHKILHTGIKPHKCEICLKSFTQKSSLETHKHLHTGIKPHKCEICLKSFTIKSHLVTHEKLHTGIKPHKCEICLKSFTLKCHLKRHEKYHSGIKPHKCEICLKSFTLKSHLKRHKKYHSGIKPHKCEICLKSFTLKSHLKRHKNLHTGIKNTQM from the exons atggagtgcaggctttgtcttggatcagctccagccgaatcttccgtctccatcttcggcggtcctcatccagagcatctggagcaacgcattcggacctgctgtcaaattcag gttaaaagaggcgatgggttgccagacagggtgtgtctttcgtgtaagaccaatctggaattgttgatcagctttcgaaaggcttgttttcgaaacaACGAATCGTCTCGACTGAGGTCAGGTGATTGCTTGAaaatcaagactgaagaagttttattggaagatttaatatggaacGATGAGCCTTCACAATCGACAATTCATCGAAAGACTAGTGAAATTTGCTTGAAGCCGTTTCCCATTGAATCTGaacttattttacacaaaacATCACTTCCTGGAGTAAAGCTAtttcaatgtgatatttgtttaaaatcatttattagaaaaaatacaCTTATGATCCATTTGAAATCTCACACGGGTGAAAAACCTTACAAGTgtaaaatttgtctaaaatcatttcctcaaaaatctcacctcgtgtcacatgaaaaattgcatactggtataaaaccacacaaatgtgacatttgtttaaaattatttgtttataaaaataaacttgtgagacatttaataactcacacgggtgaaaaaccttacaagtgtgaaatttgtcttaaatcatttactcaaaaatctaacctcgataaacataaaattttgcatactgggataaaaccacacaagtgtgaaatttgtctaaaatcatttactcaaaaatctagccttgagACACATAAAcatttgcatactgggataaaaccacacaagtgtgaaatttgtctaaaatcatttactataaAATCTCACCTTGttacacatgaaaaattgcatactgggataaaaccacacaagtgtgaaatttgtctaaaatcatttactctaaaATGTCACCTCAAGAGACATGAAAAATATcattctgggataaaaccacacaaatgtgaaatttgtttaaaatcttttacTCTAAAATCTCACCTcaagagacataaaaaatatcattctgggataaaaccacacaaatgtgaaatttgtttaaaatcatttactttaAAATCTCACCTCAAGagacataaaaatttgcatactgggataaaaaatacacaaatgtga